A genomic region of Arachis stenosperma cultivar V10309 chromosome 9, arast.V10309.gnm1.PFL2, whole genome shotgun sequence contains the following coding sequences:
- the LOC130949761 gene encoding uncharacterized protein LOC130949761, giving the protein MGKRIYSRFLDLFVSLHVNIPFIKAIQQMPAFIKYMKELLSRKSSLKGGQTIVLNKECSALIQPELPAKRRDPWSFHITCAIGETMFDKALCDLGESINLLPLSLAKRLQINEIMPTDVVIRLADKTQKQAIGVVENVLLKVGKYFLPIDFVILDMEESHTHPIILGRPFLATAKALIDVEKGELILRIHDERLSFNVFKLSQEVDQEHKEPSKDHNEMLKEEASIKAHPPFLENPLIDEQGEQ; this is encoded by the coding sequence ATGGGAAAGAGAATATACTCAAGGTTCCTAGACTTGTTTGTATCTCTGCATGTGAACATACCATTCATCAAGGCCATACAACAAATGCCTGCATTCATCAAGTACATGAAGGAACTTCTTTCCAGGAAAAGCTCACTCAAAGGAGGCCAAACTATAGTGTTAaacaaggaatgtagtgccCTTATTCAACCTGAATTGCCTGCAAAAAGAAGAGACCCATGGAGTTTTCACATCACTTGTGCCATAGGGGAAACAATGTTTGATAAAGCACTTTGTGATTTAGGGGAAAGCATTAACTTACTACCCCTATCCCTGGCGAAGAGGCTGCAGATCAATGAGATAATGCCCACAGATGTGGTCATCAGACTGGCTGACAAGACTCAAAAGCAAGCAATAGGAGTTGTGGAAAATGTGTTACTAAAGGTTGGGAAATACTTTCTCCCAATAGACTTTGTCATTCTGGACATGGAAGAGAGTCACACTCACCCAATCATATTGGGGAGACCCTTCCTAGCTACGGCCAAagcactcatagatgtggaaaaaggggaGCTAATATTGAGGATCCATGATGAACGGCTCAGCTTTAATGTCTTCAAACTCTCACAAGAAGTAGACCAAGAGCACAAGGAACCAAGCAAAGATCATAATGAGATGCtgaaggaggaagcaagcattaaAGCACACCCACCCTTTCTGGAAAACCCTTTGattgatgaacaaggagaacAGTAA